The following is a genomic window from Mus pahari chromosome 1, PAHARI_EIJ_v1.1, whole genome shotgun sequence.
CCGAGGGAAGATCCTCTTCGTCTCTGAGTCTGTCTTCAAGATCCTCAATTATAGCCAGGTAATGTCGCGCTCCCATTAGTGGTGGGCAGCCTCATGGTAGTCAGAAATAGCACATAGTTTTTCAAAAGAATTAAAGTATATGGGTCACATGTGAAATCCTTCTGCCAAAAATTCTTAACTTCTTAACACAGAAATGAGTTTAAACTTAGGAAGAATTTTAACACATCCTGTATTTTCCCCAACTGGAATGTCTGACTCTGACCCAATCAACAGCTTAAGTTTTCTTCTCGCTACGAAATGAAGATCCCACATCTGTGGACTAGGATGGGGAGTGAAGCTtctgaaagggagagaaaggtagGCAGGTAATTCAATGCCCAAGAGTAGGAATCTTGGGACCGTACCTCAGAGGCCACCTCCCTTTTTCTGTTTATGCAGTCCAGGATCTCAGTCCTGGAACTATGCCTGGCCCAGTggttgggtcttcccacatcaatttaCAATAGAGATTACCCCCACTCCACAGCACACCCAGATGCTCAATGCCCCGGGGGATTCTAGATTCTGTTAACATTAACTGTCAtgtacagtttttgtttttgtttttttgttttgaattgctTGTAGGATTAAATAAGAGGAGCATATGAAAGCTTCTAGAATAATCATTTCACCTATTATGTCCTCAGAATATGTGTTAATTCATTCACTCATTACATCTTGGTAATTGCATGGAAACCTAGTAGGCAGAAGTTTTTAGTCAAAATGCCATTTCTATAAATGAGAATCCATGTAAATTTAGCTTTTCCAagatgttttgctttttaatttttcttctcaggGCACTCATAAAGGGAAGTCTGTTATCTCTGTTAGCAGACACAGGTGGTGAAGGCACACAAAGATAGGACTTGGGTAGTTGGACACTTAACCCAGGTGGCTGAGATAGGAAGGTTCAAGGGAAATTCTATGTCAAAACAAACAGTACCCCCCAGAAATGAGCGAAGAGATGTAATGTCAGAGTTGGAAATAGCCTGTTCTCTGtagctttttcttttaatgtctaCTGGGCATTTAGGGGTGCTGGAACAATGGTTCTTCCAGGTGTCTATCCAGGCAAAAGTCTGGATGTGTGCAGCATTCCATAAATGCTTGAGATGGTCAGGGTTCAGaaggccagggctatacagactgGGAGTGCTCCTGCATCTTGTGTATCTTGGCCATGCTGACTGTCCATTCATCTGTCATCCCCACAGAATGACCTTATTGGCCAGAGCTTGTTTGACTACCTGCATCCAAAAGATATTGCCAAAGTTAAGGAACAGCTATCTTCCTCGGACACTGCGCCCCGGGAGCGACTCATTGATGCCAAGAGTGAGTGCAGGGGAGGCTGTGTGTTTTCTCCTCACCCACCGCTTGGACTCTGCCTCACCACTGTGCGGGGACGGAGACCAGGGGCCCAGCCTCTCTGCTCTTACCTCTCTGCCATATTTCTCCATTACAGCTGCTGGCTGTGGCTAACTGGATTTATATATGCTCACTTGGGTTTATTAACATTGTGGACTACctaaagaagaaaggtttcaaTGGCCAGACTTAGTGCAAGAAGGAGCCACTTGGACTGGATTctgtctgatttcttttttccccagaatCTATAACTTTCTAATAGCATGTTCTTAAGTTGAAAAGGCTGTCCTGTTCTCCCagaacaaatctctctctctctctctgcccatcccCCAGCCCCCTCTGGGGTGCACTGATGCCAGTGTTTCTTGGCTCCTTACAAGGCTCTTTACTTCCTGCAGCCTAGGATcagcatttctccagccccagcccctgctctccACAGCCGTTCCCAGGCCAAGACCCAGGAGCTGGCCCTGTGGTTGGCTAGGTGCACATCCTGCCTCCGCCATTCACTGGATGTGTGGCCCTGAGGAAATTCACCTCCCTTTGCCTTGGTTTCCTCGCCTATAAAACATAGTATGTCATTGGCTTGTTGAAAAGTTTCACCATGTTGACTTTCTAGAAAGAGAATGTAGACGGTGCCTAGCACAGGGCAAGTGTGGCACTGTCTGGTGTTGGGTCTGCTTGAGCTCAGGGCAGTTGGCATAATGGCTTCCTTGTGGCTCCGTTCTCCATGTTGattggagagagagatggtgtcAGAGAGCTTCTCCCAGGGCACCTTTCAGGGAGTTGCGCTTCTCCATGAGCAGGCATTGGCCCGGATGCCTGTTGCCCTCTGTAGGCTGGCTTCGGAACCTTCCAGTGAATTTTGTCCTTGAGGCTCTTCCCTCATGGCCAGGAGTCAGCAACATGGGCAGCACCCTGCAGGATAGTCGCAGCTGCAGCAGTAGTGCCGGGCATGGGGCATGAGCCTGCTTCAGCTGAGGTGTGCTTGAAAAGATGAGCTAATGTGTGCCCGCAAGGGGAGGGGATGAGCAGGGGAAGCGGCCTGCGGAGAAGAACCTGTGTGGAGTCCCAGAGCCTGTTTGCTGCCTCCATCAAAATGTCCagggagagagatacagagaaagacactgaACCAATGAGGCAGGCATTCTAGAGAAGTTAACAGAGCCAGTTTGGGAAAGGCAGTGGGGAGAGGCTCCCTGGGCAGCGGCCGCTGCTTGGCATGGCTGCGGTGCTCCCCCAGTGGTGTCTGTAGTTCCAACTTCCACAGCCATGAGGAGTGTAAGAGGCAAGTGTGTCAGAGTCACCTAGAGCTTTCAGTAGCCTTGCTCTACCTACAGAGTAAATTCACAGCCAAGCCCAGCAGAACAAACTGGCAGCTTGATATCGTGCTTACCAAGTGTACCAAAGGCTCAGGGCTCCATCCACAGTGCCATGGTTAAAACCACAAGTCTGAACACAAGCCTGTCTAGTTTAGGGTTTTGGGTAGCCCCATGATTCCAAAGCAAGAATAAATGCAAAGCTAATCATAACATCACATCTAACACAATCAATCTAAAATATTATGTTGATGTACTTATTACTAAAGATTTAAATGTTAAAGATTTAACATTTCCTTGGTGCTGCCTCTGAAATCCTGCATATACTTTTCTCAACCCTTTTCAGTTCAGAAAGGACATATTCCATGCTCAGTAGCAGCATGAACGTAGTGACTGTCACAGGGAGCACGCATCCAGAATGGGGCTCTGACTCAAGTTAAGCTGAAATTTCAAATCAGTCCTGtgcccctcccaacccccaggcCAGTATCTCAATCCTGTGCATCCTTTGGGTAGGACCCTAGACCTTTAGCTGAGAAGCAAGTGTCTGCCACTTGGCACTGATCGTTCAGTTCCCCTGTTATCAACCTCGTGGTATGCCTCCATTTCCCTTTGCTGGTTCTTTCATCCCAGAGGACCCACGCCACCTGTGCTCCTGCACCTCTTACCGATCTGTAACCATTCCCACATGAGCATGGGGCCCGGAGAGAGCAGTGTGGCAGTAAGGGCTGTGTTGAGGTCACACTGCCCCTCCTGACGGACAGTTCTGCCCTCATTTCACCACATTTTGTGTTGATTTGCAGCTGGACTTCCGGTTAAAACGGATATAACCCCTGGGCCCTCCCGGCTATGCTCTGGAGCTCGCCGCTCTTTCTTCTGTAGGATGAAGTGCAACAGGCCTTCAGTAAAGGTGGAAGATAAGGACTTCGCCTCCACCTGTTCAAAGAAAAAAGGTACAGTTAACAGGTGCGAGGCGAGGGAGGCTTACCTGGAGTCAGGGCTCTTCAGCTCTGCAGCCTGTAGCCCGGGCCACCTCTCACCTTAGCCTTGGGCAactggagtggggatggggagccCTAGAGCCCTGATGTGTTGCTGTGGGGACATAGGCTTATGAATAGGCCTTCTGTGTGTAACTTCTGTTTATCCTGATATGGCTTGGGGAAAACCCACAGTTCTGTCTCTTGAGTTCCCACCCTTCTAGAATATTTCTGGCCATTTTCCCTAGTGACCTCATGAACTAACTGTTCatggttctttcttcttctctctgccctggggcctctctcctctgtccataTTGATGTGTATATAGGTAATGTCATCCACAGGTCAAAAACTTGTAAGTTTACATTTCTACCTCAGCTTTTCTTTTGAACTCCCAAGCATCTTCTTCATAAGCCTCAGGGGTGATTCCAGGATGGCCTGTTGGGCCCCAACCTGTACCACCTGCTAATACCAGTGGAGGGTATTTATTTATGTCCAGgtataatgagatttttttttaaatacaaagttctttaaaaaaaaaaacaaaaaagatttacttatttatttttaaagatttatttatttatttatttatttaatatatgtaagtacactgtagctgtcttcagacactccagaagagggcgtcagatcttgttacggatggttatgagccaccatgtggttgctgggatttgaactccgtacctttggaagagcagttgggtgctcttacccactgagccatctcaccagcccaagatttatttattttataactacACTGTgaatgtcttcagacaccccagaggatatcagatcccattacagatggttgtgagccaccatgtggttgctgggagttgaactcaggacctctggaagagcaggcagtgctcttaaccactgagccatctctccagcccataaccagagatttaaaaaaaaaaaaaaaagacttattttcattttaggtaGTCAGGtgctttatttgtgtgtttataatgTTTATAATGTGCTGCCTGGCACCCAgagcggccagaagagggcattagatcccctaaAACTGTCCTTACAGATATGGGTATAGATATGAGCACTGTATGGGTTCTCctctcctgcaagagcagcaagcgctcttaagcACTGGGTTGTTTCTTCAGTTGTGGAACCAGACATTTTAGGACTGACGCCTAGGCTCTAGCAGCCGCAACAAGCTAGGATAGGCCACTTGTCCCTTTAGAGAGACAGGTGAAGGTGACAGAGAGAGATGTCTTCAGTGTGGCCACTTACGGAAGAGGAACAGATAAAAGCCCCAAGTCTATCTGTTGGAAAACTGACCCATGCTTTAGGATGAAATCGAGCAATAACTGGAGCAAGGGGCAAGCCTCATTATAGCTGTAGTCTGGACATACTCTTGCTGAACGCTGTCTTAGCTCAGTTCCTAAACACTGGGCCAAATCCATCCTTACTGTGATGTGAAGATACAAGGAAGGCTTGGGACACAATTGCTTCCGGGGTGAAGCCCTGCCCACATGGGTAACCACCCTCGTTTGGGATGGACTGTTCCCCCAGGGTTTGTTCTTCTGAAGTCCAGGGTGATGGCAGGTTCAAGGCAACGATTTACTTCTGTGCCTTTGGCCAAAGTAAAGGAGACAACACAGACTGAAGGCAGAGGTGCCAGGCTGTCATCCTGCCTTGTTCCTGGTGTGCCCAGTGAAGGGCCCATGTCTCTCAGCCAGAGCAGCTTCCAAGAGCCTGTCTCACCTCTTGGCATCTGCTaccctcaagtctctccaggtcTGAGGAGGTCAGCATTGTGCACTTTCTGCTTTGCCGCACAGCTGTGATGAAGCCTTTTAACAATGAAGCTTTTTATCCTCTACCCCACCCTCCCCACTTAAAACTCTCCATTGTTTCCTGCTGCTCTTGAAGAATCATGACAATTAGCATATGATGCCATCGAGGTCCCTGCCACTCTTCAGTACATCTGAGCCACACTGCCTTTCCCCTTATGCTGCCAGCCCCTTTCAAGGTCTTCCACACTCCAGTTCCTGATtggaatttctttccttttgctgggCTCCCTGGAGACCTGGAGACTGTTGGTTCCTTCTTTAGCACCCATGTCCCTCCTTTCAAGCGCTTTTCTATCATTTGGCACGGTTGTATAAAGTCAGCCTCCCTAGCTACCAGGAAGCTCGGATTTGGTTTTCTGGTAAAAATGATCCGGGATGGGCATGGTACTCAGTGTGGGTGATAGTGTCTcaagttaaagagaaaaaaagaagctgcTCTCCTTTTTGATCCTTGTCCTCTTCCCCAATCAGTgagtagcagcagcagccacaccaCCCTGGACTTGTTGGGCGCTCATCCCAAATCCCGGCGGTTCTAGAGgtgttctctgcttccccacCCGCCTGCCATCGTTCAGTTCTCACCCTCCCTTGCCACTTTCCAAGTCTGGCCCACGTACCTCTGAGCcgtcttccttctgtctttcatcCCCTAACTGCTGCTAGACTATCCAAAGCACTTGATTTTGCTGTTTCTGCATTTAAATCCTATTGGAGGCTCTCCATTTCCTATTTGCTAAACACATGTTAGCAAATAACTCAAGGTCCTTATAATCCGTCTCTCCTGCCTTTCTCATCTTagggcttctttctcttttagttactatacgtgtgtgtatgtgtgtgtgtgtgtgtgtgtgtgtgtgtgtgtgcacgcgtgtgtgtaggtcagaggacgattttcaggagtcagttctccctccCACTTTatcttgaagcagggtctctcttgttcTCGTTTCTGGCCACAGCATCGCCCTCTGGCCTGTCaacttctgcctcccatcttgatGTAGGGATGCTAGGAGAGGCCTGCTCCACACAAGGGAAGCTTTTATCCAGTGAGCCTGTCTGCACCTGCACCTTTGCTCTCCATCACACACTCCAGACCTCCCCTCCTCCAGCCAGCTCCTGCTCTCGCCTAACCTCCGGTTGGCTCCGGGGAGTCTTCTCCCTGTGTGGGCCAATCCTCCTCCTTGCTGTACTTTATGTGATACCTCTGGTATACGGTTCTAACTGGCTAAGCATAGGTGACACTGGACCGCTTCTGCCTGCCCCCTTCTCCAGGTGACTCCTTCTGGAGGTGAGACCGAGTCCCACTGCCAACCCCACACTGATACTCACCACTGACACTCACCATGGACTTTTGCTTTCCAGCAGATCGAAAAAGCTTCTGCACAATCCACAGCACAGGCTATTTGAAAAGCTGGCCACCCACAAAGATGGGGCTAGACGAAGACAATGAGCCAGACAATGAGGGCTGCAACCTCAGCTGCCTCGTTGCTATCGGGCGCCTGCACTCGCACATGGTTCCACAACCAGCGAATGGGGAGATACGGGTGAAATCTATGGAGTACGTTTCTCGACACGCAATAGATGGGAAATTTGTTTTTGTAGATCAGAGGTAAGACCCTACGTAGATCTCACCTTTCAGCAAtgcagcaattctcaacctgtggggtttGACCCCTTGGCAggggtggttgtggtggtggtggagtggtGGGGTGGTAAGACCAAACTACCCTTACACAGGggtggcatatcagatatctgtatatcagatgtttatattacaattcataacagtagcaagattacagttatgaagtagcaagaaaataactttatggttggagtcaccacaatgtgaggagctgtgttaaagggtctcagcgttaggaaggttgcgAACCACTGTGGCAGAGGATTTCAACCCTAAGTTGAGAAGCCGAGAAGACTGGGTGGTCAGCTGGCTTTTCTAAGAGAATATTATTCTTGCCGGGCATGTAACTCGGTTAATAGAATGTCTACGTGTGAAGCCTTGGATTCTATTCCCTGCACTACCTGTAGCCGATGTGGTAGTTCATGGCTCAAATCCAGCACTGGGGCGATAGAAGCAGAAGAGCAGACGTCCAAGGTCATTCTCATCCGTATAGACCTTAGGGCAACATTGGCTTACATATGACCTtgtcttaaataataaataatgaaatgaataataataatcttttctaaaaatggagacaaatgacTGCAGGCGTCACCTGCCCCTCTTATGAATACCCCGCCTCTGACTGCACATTTCTACGTAAAGCGAGGGGAGTGAGGGTGGTCTCTGCTAAAATCCAGACTCACTAGGATATTATCATGGTAAACAGACAGATTTTTCTGAGAATACGTTAAGATAATTTAATAGTTAAGTGGGTGGTATGAAATCCAATtcgaaaaggaaacagaaatatgACCTACAGCTATGGAATGTCCCAGAGTCATGACACTGAATAGAATGTAAGACATGGAAACGGCTAGTTAGACCTGAGCTTCCCAGGAAAACTGGTCAGGATGGACTTGTCTGTGTATTTAAATTTGgatgtaattaattaaaatgaaagcttCCGTTTCTCAGGGCACTAGTGGCCACGCACTAATGGTTACTACATATGGTTAACAAAGTTAACACGGGCTGCTGCTGCAGAAAGCTCTGTGGGCTGAACACTTCTAGTCCAGACTCTCTGTCTTATAGATGAGGACTTGAGGTCTAACTTATGTATCAGCTCCTGCTACACTCGTAGGTAATTGGCATTAGATCTAGACTATGAACCAAATGTCCCAAATTCactgctgtttctgcctcccttaGGAATAGTCACAGGCTAGAAACTAGTTCCTAGAGACAGCCACACAGTGCCAGCAGAGTAGGTACCTGCTTTTTAAGGCTTTTGTGATCTCAGCTACAGGAGCCTCTGGGTTTTAGCTGTCCTGATATTAGCAAGCAGTGAAAAAAAGGAGTGGCCCTACCCTGGCATTTAGATTTCTGTCTTACTTTTTCTGAATAATATGGTTGTCATTTAAAGACCTCCTGGAATTTGATTTCTGACCAAAGCCCTTTAAGgtgcctttgctttgttttgctgttttttgttttgtttttttaagatttatttatttatttaatgtatatatgagtatactgtatgctgtcttcagacacaccagaagagggcatcagatcctattacagatggttgtgaactaccatgtggtggctggggattgaactcagtacctctggaagagcagtcagtactcttaaccactgagccatctctccagcccttgctctGTTTTTATAATTCTGATTCAAGTTGGAATAATACATGGTGGAGTCACCCACATAGTTAGTTCAGTGGAAAGCACCTAGCTTTTTTTTTGCCTCCTTTGACCTTGGTCTCCTGAAGACTGTGCTGAGAAGAAGTGGGCTGCTCATCCACAAGTCCTCATTCATTCTAGGAATGGCCTTTTCTTACTTAAAAAGCCCTTGTTCTCTCTTAGGGCGACAGCTATTTTGGCATATCTACCACAGGAACTTCTAGGTACATCATGTTATGAGTATTTTCATCAAGATGACATAGGACACCTTGCAGAATGTCACAGGCAAGGTAAGCTGGGCCATAGAAAGAGTCTGATGTTATAAAGTATGTTTTTTTCTACACTGGTCcaattgttcttccagagaaaatTTCTCCTACTGTGTGGGAGTCAGCCATCTCAGGACCCTTCAGGCCAAAAcatgtgaaagaagaaaagactgtTGGCTCCCAGAACCATTTGTTCCTTACAGATGCTCAGACTCTACTCACTGAATGAGGGTTTTCTCTATAGAGGCCATGACTGCATGTAGAGCCATCTCTTGGTTAGGATTCACTCCGAGCCTGCACAGAGTTCATATGTCCTGAActgctctgattttcttttcatacTTGGTTGCACTGCCTCCAGTATTTTCATTGACTTATGGTATCCAGGatttatttctattgctgtgacaaaataccctgacaaaaagcaacttagacccaaggagctgaagggggctgcaaccctataggtggaacaacaatgaactaaccagtacccccagagctcgtgtctctagctgcatatgtagcagaagatgacctagtcagccatcattgggaagagagaccccttggtcttgcaaactttatatgacccagcacaggggaatgccaggaccaagtagtgggagtaggtgggtaggggagcagggcagggggtgggtgtaggggactttcaggatagcatttgaaatgtaaatgaagacaatatctaataaaaaattggaaaaaaaaacttagtttATTTCAGTTCACGATTCCAGATTACAGTTCTAGAGGGAAGTCACAGTTGCAGGAGTGATAACTGGTCACATCATACCCACAGTCTAGattaaataaaaagtgaatatATGCATGCTCACTGTTTGCTTGCTACTCTCAGCTCAAATTCTCCACTCAACTTCTCTTACACAGTTCAGGGTTgcacctagggaatggtgctgcccacagtgggataTGTCTTCCATATAAGTTAATGTTATTAAGACAGTCCCTTATAGACATGCCTGTAGGCCAGCTCAATATACCCCTCACGGAGACTCTCTTAccaagtgattctaggttgtgtcaggGTGAGAAAGTTGACCATCACAGATGGTATGGCCACATATGCAGCCCCTCCCTTCACTGTTTCTACCAGAATTTATTCAGTTGCCGCAGGCATTTACTTATAAAGACTCCCCATTTTCGCCACCCTCACTGCCTTGACTCTGGTTCAGGCACTTGTGCCTGTGagtctcctgcttcttctcttacCCTGGGTTCACCATTTGtagttatttaatttattgttaaaAAGATCAAGCGTGATAATATCATATCCCTGCTTAAAGTGCCAGTATTCAAACTCAAACCCAACCACTTCTGATAGGTACAAGATCCAAAATATCCCACCTCAGATCTCCTGGTCCTGACCCAGTTCCTTGGTTTCACTTCCCAGATTTGTCCTATCTGTGACCCTGTCACCTGTGCCTGGCTGCTAGCCCTGTCATCCCTTAGCCTTTATGCAGTTCTTTCCTGCTCTTGGATAGTGTGTTCAAGGACCCTCAGTCACTCCCCTCCAGAGGGCAGGAGTCATATTCTGCCTCTTTTGTCTCTCATACTTGGGACTTGAAAAGTGCTTCTGATGTTTGTTTCTCAAAGGATGAGATCTGAACAGGTCAGTGGCCTCTACTGACTCAGATTTCCTAAACTGGTCAAGGACTGTTCTGTCCTTGGGCTTTGAGATAGGGAAGGAGCATGGCTGGTGCTCAGGTCACAGCTGACTTGAGTGTTCCTGAAAGCCTTCATTTTCATAGACTCTGGAAAGGTGTGACAGGTTGGTAAATACACCAAAAGTGTGCGTTAGACCCTCAGATGCCTCCTGTCTGTGCACTGACCACATGTCCCCTTGGCTTTCTAAGGGTGATGGCAAGCGAGCTGAGAACCTCAGGATCTGGGGTTAAGTGACCTGTTTAACGTGATCACTGGTTTGAGGAAATGATAACAATTGTATCTTCTCTGCATTCTCAGTTTTACAGACAAGAGAAAAGATCACAACTAATTGCTATAAGTTTAAGATCAAGGATGGTTCTTTTATCACACTACGAAGTCGATGGTTCAGTTTCATGAACCCGTGGACCAAGGAAGTAGAATACATTGTCTCAACCAACACTGTTGTTTTGTGAGTATCTTCTGAGCTATATATACCCTTGCTTCAAATGGGGGCAGGGGGTGCCTTGGGATCTTTACCTTGGACAAAGTGTTCAGGCAATAGGCAGCATCCACATTTTAATGTCACCTTACTAGTATCTCTTGAtgggaggaagccaggaagcattGTTAACCAATGACAGGCATTGTCTGTCCTCCTACATGATCCCCACAAGTGAGACTTACTCCAGGAGACAGCCAATTCTTGaaaacctaaccctaaccccacaGTATGGGCTTTGGCTTATGCTGGTGGAGGGGGTTGTCAACCATCAGTGAAAGATTTAGTTACATAGGTACTAGCTCTTTCTGGTCTTGGTTGCAGATGGGCGGGTCACCATGGCTAGCCAGCTAGTACCCCAAGTCTTGGCAGGAATACTCTCTCAAAGGCTTCTGCCACCTGTTAAGTGTGCAGGAGGAGAGAAGTACCTTCTTTCACAAGATTCTTTATACCGCCTTCACCCACCTGTGGTTAGAGGCAGGCAGGGGCCTGGAGCTATTGGCAGGTAGGAGAAAATGTGCTGTAGCAGCATGGGCAGGGTGGGGTACTGCTACAGCCACATCTACTCAATTATGTTGCCTAGAAATTAGCGAGGCCCAGGCAAGCAGTGAGTCCAAAGCCAGGATGCTGTCCATCATGTTATAGAACACTGAGGAGACCTGTTCAGACACTCAGACAGACACTTCATTTTCTGGCCTGTCCAGGTCCCGAGTGGACACCGGACTCCTTGGCCAAGGTGAAAGGTGCACGGTTCTGAGCAAGCCTGACTCATGTTTCCTTATTGCTGGGATGTTCACAGAGCCAATGTCCTGGAAGGCGGGGACCCAACCTTCCCGCAGCTAACAGCACCCCCCCACAGCATGGACAGCATGCTGCCCTCTGGAGAAGGTAACTATGTCCTGCTTGGGCATCGGGGCTTGCCTACAAGAAGCTGCTTATGACCAGATATTCTCCCATCAAGTGTTCAGGGTATCCTGGTGTCATGCTCTGTGGAGCAGATCTTAACATGATGTGCTGAGTTCCAGTCAGAATTGCTGCTGCCATGCTACTGGGATATTGTGAATGCATGTGGCTCTTTCTGGGGCTCTGTGCTCTCTCCCCTTTCACTCCTTGTTGCCCATAGGCTGCGATTTGATCTTTGGTGACTCACTGGCTCCTGCATTTGGGAGTAAGGTGTCTATTTGCATTGAGAATATTCCACATGCAGTGGGCTCCTTCCCTGTGGCTCAGCATTGACTCTCCTGTACCTGTCCTTCCTGAACTAC
Proteins encoded in this region:
- the Arntl gene encoding aryl hydrocarbon receptor nuclear translocator-like protein 1 isoform X3, which translates into the protein MSFLLKSTGQIWGTQRLELRRPLGDAMINVESMDTDKDDPHGRLEYAEHQGRIKNAREAHSQIEKRRRDKMNSFIDELASLVPTCNAMSRKLDKLTVLRMAVQHMKTLRGATNPYTEANYKPTFLSDDELKHLILRAADGFLFVVGCDRGKILFVSESVFKILNYSQNDLIGQSLFDYLHPKDIAKVKEQLSSSDTAPRERLIDAKTGLPVKTDITPGPSRLCSGARRSFFCRMKCNRPSVKVEDKDFASTCSKKKADRKSFCTIHSTGYLKSWPPTKMGLDEDNEPDNEGCNLSCLVAIGRLHSHMVPQPANGEIRVKSMEYVSRHAIDGKFVFVDQRATAILAYLPQELLGTSCYEYFHQDDIGHLAECHRQVLQTREKITTNCYKFKIKDGSFITLRSRWFSFMNPWTKEVEYIVSTNTVVLANVLEGGDPTFPQLTAPPHSMDSMLPSGEGGPKRTHPTVPGIPGGTRAGAGKIGRMIAEEIMEIHRIRGSSPSSCGSSPLNITSTPPPDASSPGGKKILNGGTPDIPSTGLLPGQAQETPGYPYSDSSSILGENPHIGIDMIDNDQGSSSPSNDEAAMAVIMSLLEADAGLGGPVDFSDLPWPL